From Euwallacea similis isolate ESF13 chromosome 6, ESF131.1, whole genome shotgun sequence:
TCTATTGAAACAAATCGCTCCTGCCGATGCTGAAGTAGACATGAACGCCTTGAACGAGAGAGATTTACACGAGAGGGCTGAGATTATGTTGCAGCAAGCTGCCAAATTGAAGTGCAGGTCTTTTGTTACCCCGCAGGATGTTGTTAATGGAGTTTATAAACTTAACTTGGCTTTCGTTGcgaatttgtttaataacCACCCTGGACTGGAACAAACCAACGGAACCATCGATGGCTATGAAACCATCGAGGAAACTCGCGAAGAAAGAAGTAAGTACTTAGGATTTTTAGACAAGTTTCCTGATAATTGAGAGAATTCATAGCTTATAGAAACTGGATTAATTCGATGGGTGTTACCCCACATGTGAACTGGCTGTATTCAGATTTGGCTGACGGATTAGTTGTCTTCCAATTGTACGATATCATAAGTCCTGGAGTGGTGAGTTGGAACAGAGTTCACAGAAAGTTTGCTAATgagagaaaaaagttcatggAGAAGTTGGAAAATTGTAACTACGCTGTGGAGCTGGgcaagcaaattaaattttcattggtAAGATTTTGGATTTGCCACATTAAAGGtgataaatgaaaaaagaataaatatatatataatatgtatatataggTGGGTATTGGCGGACAAGACATTAACGAAGGCAACGTGACGCTCACTCTAGCTCTTATCTGGCAATTAATGAGAGCTTATACCCTTTCAATCCTGTCGCAATTACACGAGTCCGGAAGCCCGATTGTGGAAAAGGAGATCGTGAATTGGGCAAATGCTAAACTTGCATCTGCAGGGAAAAGTACTTCTATCAGGAACTTCCAAGATCCAACCATCGCCCAAGCCAAAGTTGTAATTGACCTCATTGATGCTATTCGGCCAGGAGCTATTAACTATGACTTAGTTAAAACTGGTGGAACTGAAGAGGTGCGTTTGCTGAAACAACGTGATGTTAAATAGTGATCGTTGTTTTTTACAGGATAACTTGGCGAACGCCAAATATGCAATATCAATGTCACGCAAGGCTGGAGCCAGAGTTTATGCCTTGCCAGAAGACATCACTGAGGTGAAACCAAAAATGATTATGACGGTATTCGCGTGTCTGATGTCTCTGGATTACATACCCAACATGGACAATGCCAAGCGGCAATAACTACTTTccttaatttattgtttatttttttattttattagtagaCTTATTCCGTTATCATGATGTATAacattccaaaataatttgtCTTTGGTTGCGTTTACATTCGTATTTGAATATAGTTTTGCATTTGgttattatgtatatttgaagaatgtaaacattttgtttatattaatattactaGTCCCAAGGAAAGTATTACATACAGTAATTTACAGAGACATTCCTATGTTTCGGTTATGgtgcaataaaatttccagcCAGAGGCGTAAGAGCGACACAAACACGCACGATGTACAaatttcttttgtattttatattaagaGACTTCATATGCAGTTGTAATTAATTCAAATCTTGTATTTGTTCATTCGTATTTATTGGCTCTGATGCAATACCAATTCAAGTGCCATTTACATCATAgtctaataattaatttacgGATTATGTAAAATAGTATTacaattatattatttatacttttgtgtaaatttataactttttcatGTACCCTGGTCATTTACTCTGTGAAGAACATAAATCCGTTATCTTATCTGtagtgaaatttttttacagaaatctTGTAATACACCATTTTCAAATACTTATTATGGTCTACTCGTGTCTCTTTTGTCGATCTACAAaattgtatacagggtatcccaaaTGATGTGAATTTCATGGggcttataaaaaaaaaggaaatttagagAACACCATTTGATtggtacatacatatatttcatATGATAAGAGCGAACACAACACCTAACAGCAAAACTAACAAAggtaaaaaaagtcaaaatgaTTGGTAATTCACTCCACAGACTCTCGCTTAGCCAGATGAAGAGGTTCGATAGGAAACTCGGCATTTGTCTGGATACTGTAATGACTTGATGAATGGGGTGTTCGCTCTCGCAATCAGGTCGTTCGGCCAAAAGTGCCTATGTGACGTAAATGTTCTTCTCAAATAGGTGTGCATCCAATTGCCATGGAAggtttctcaattttaatcGGTTCGATGATTTCTATATTTTGGGTGTAAATCCAAATGGTCATCCCCAGTACACTTTTTGCCGTCACTCGTAAAAACTACTTTCCCCTTAGACGGGTAATGTTATATTCGCAAAAACGGACAAGAATTGGAAGGAGATGCTGACTTCTGTTAAGATTCTCAAAATGTCATGTAGGGGAGAATCGATAACATGATTTTATCCAAAGACAGATAGGGATATGGTAATGCAAAAGGCAATGCCATGCGGTAATGACTGGCAGCACAATGATTTTTTACGATTATGACAATAAAAATCCAGTCTAAATCCGCACATATTTGGATTATTAACGATCAAAATGaaacgaaaaacaattttggctacagaaaaaaaattgggtggATTAAAAAGCATCGGCTTCATATTATAACAAACAATTACGTTCTATCACATGACGgttcataaaaatttccaaacaaaaaaatatgaaagatGTTGCTTCCCTAATTGTAGAGCATTTTTGTaggtatacatataaatacaatttctacagaaaaattataaacctattttataattatcaatagtgATCAGGTAAAGGAATTTCTGCACTAACACAAACTTGTCATCTCTAGAAAATCAGTTAATTGCGGTTCAAACTAATACTTTCGCCAACTGATTTGTGTTAGTTCTTTCTTacgttaataaatgaaaataatctaTTTGGCTTGACaagagaaatattaataaggcaccaaaaatttaaatatcacaTATGTACCTATTTCCTTGAAAACTGCACCGTTTACCCGACCACCTTTTAAATGTgtgaatatattatataaaaatattgttactCCATATggtgataattaaaaaaaaactcgctGTAGGCGATGAACCGTAAACATTGGGCGTTGAGTAAGCCATTTgctattttcaatcaaatacGTGATTGATAAAACAGACAACAAATGATACTTCAACGCCtacttaactttttttaatgatcaccctgtatttgacTTGAGCTTAACATATAGATTATGACTTACGAGGAAACAAAGGctcgtttttcaaaattttaacaggGGTGTTCAAACTACTAGAAGCCTGATCGGGCGGAGGTGCAGCATCAGTGGTTAGGTTCGTTCCATCGATACACAAATCGTCATCTAGCAGTTCTGTAAAATCTATCACGGAAGGTTCATCTTGATTTTCTGGAACGCCTTCTATTGCCGTATGCAACTTAGAAGGAAGCGCAGCATTGTTGAACGTATCGTTTTcagaaaataactaaaaaattataattattatgtcAGAGGaacaattaaattgatttataattaattataccCCAAGTAAGGTATTTGCATCAAAATTGTTGCAGCCGTTGAGGATATCTTTCAGTTGCTCTAGTTCATTTTTAGTACTGTCTACATGCAGGTCCAAGTCGtttctgaaataattattagtacCCAATGTACTAACGTCATgagcttaataaataatatgtattaataatacatttgtcaatgtgaaaattaaagcaataatAAGCACcgataaaaattcaagattttGTGTCTAAAAAGACCCAATCCACGTTCACGATTTGTAGCGGTATGTAAAAGGTGTCCCAAATTCGACAATCTTGGAAACCCTAAAAGATATAATGGGGGTAAAGTTGGGTATATGGGTACTTATCAAGTTATACTTTTGAAAATTCGAGTTTCGAACAAATTTGAAACCCGATAGAATCGCAAACTGAAATGTTTATAAGTATCCAAATATGTACCTTTTACCTATTTAAACTAAATCCACATCGCatcttttatattatattccCGAGGTTACGATTGTGAGCCTCGAATTTGGGCCACCCTATACAGGGTCATTCAAATTCACCGTCTCACCCATTCACATGAGACCAGTCAGATAAAACAAATGTTGGAGCTTAAAATTGAGTATTAAATGAGCTTTGGCTTGTTTGATTGCAAATTCTTTCGGAAAACAAAAAGACTTATTGGCATGTAAAATTACCCTGTTGAAATCTTAACAGATGGTTGCTTCCTAGCTACTTGCATAGCCGTAGGAGTAGAGCTGCTTGTAGTTGATTTCCCTGTCTTTATGTTACTTCCATTCCCAACACTTCTTCCACCGGAAGCGTTTATGGCAACATTAGACGGCAATGGACTCATATGGCTTCCAATGAGTGTGTCGCGGTTGTATGgatttaaaaacactttttctgcAGGATTTACGTTTCTTTCCAAAGTGTTCattaattcttcttcattCCCAGACATTTCATCGATAGCGTCTTCAATAttctgaaaacatttttgtttatttagaaCAGTGACTCAGAATCAGTACCAACCACAAATTCGGGTTTGTCCCAGAAATCTGAATTGTTAGTTAAAGGTGATTGTTGTTTTGCGGTGGTTAAATCACTTTGAATGGTAGCAGGAATTGGTGACGGTGCAGTTTGACAGGCTGTATCTTGGCTTAATTGAGAATGGGGCGTAACTGGGCTGTCAATCTacaattt
This genomic window contains:
- the Fim gene encoding plastin-2, with translation MASTVDSHRLTEEEQQEITERLSQIDKNGDGHIDLKELREALEVCGLKIAGYQSRLIEEEFKNSNKTKLRGKLTYEEFIKLIGDLRANDVANTFRTAVSKRENLQHLGGTSHASNDGTTHSVRLEEQLAFSDWINSNLQRDPDLQKLLPIDAEGKQLYDKVKDGILLCKIINHSCPDTIDERVINIGKLTRFTKLENLTLALNSASGIGCNVINIDAHSLEKGTPHLVLGLLWQIIRIGLFNQITLEHCPGLTTLLGEDEKIDDLMKLSPESILIRWVNYHLERAGTHRRVTNFQSDITDSEVYTYLLKQIAPADAEVDMNALNERDLHERAEIMLQQAAKLKCRSFVTPQDVVNGVYKLNLAFVANLFNNHPGLEQTNGTIDGYETIEETREERTYRNWINSMGVTPHVNWLYSDLADGLVVFQLYDIISPGVVSWNRVHRKFANERKKFMEKLENCNYAVELGKQIKFSLVGIGGQDINEGNVTLTLALIWQLMRAYTLSILSQLHESGSPIVEKEIVNWANAKLASAGKSTSIRNFQDPTIAQAKVVIDLIDAIRPGAINYDLVKTGGTEEDNLANAKYAISMSRKAGARVYALPEDITEVKPKMIMTVFACLMSLDYIPNMDNAKRQ
- the Hsf gene encoding heat shock factor protein isoform X3 → MHPYQEVANIPGFLGKLWKMVNDPTTDHLICWNEAGNTFSIQNQTQFWYELLPLYYKHNNMSSFVRQLNLYGFHKITNNILGNPSVVCTRPDKDDQTYQFYHPCFQKGKPEKLCEIKRKAKISKPHEDPGVVSTDDLTKVLTDVKQLRGRQTSVDSQLSAMRQENAVLWRELAILRQKHVKQQQIVNKLIQFLATLVTPATTPRVGVGVKRCKPLMLPETPVKKNKPRKNNRQHSEGGPTIHELDIESELSPEQFLEEASVIEEEDIPLIDSPVTPHSQLSQDTACQTAPSPIPATIQSDLTTAKQQSPLTNNSDFWDKPEFVNIEDAIDEMSGNEEELMNTLERNVNPAEKVFLNPYNRDTLIGSHMSPLPSNVAINASGGRSVGNGSNIKTGKSTTSSSTPTAMQVARKQPSVKISTGTLGTNNYFRNDLDLHVDSTKNELEQLKDILNGCNNFDANTLLGLFSENDTFNNAALPSKLHTAIEGVPENQDEPSVIDFTELLDDDLCIDGTNLTTDAAPPPDQASSSLNTPVKILKNEPLFPRKS